The following are encoded in a window of Bdellovibrionales bacterium genomic DNA:
- a CDS encoding AgmX/PglI C-terminal domain-containing protein gives MKKGILKRLLFFSSLLLCISSLSLEASAKTKKESAGPEKLNLNAVKQVVKSHLTEVQKCYTDLIIEGMATKGKVTAQWDIDDKGAVQNLTIKDNTSKDQALEGCVTERVINWTFPPAEEGKTFPVTYPFVFGS, from the coding sequence ATGAAAAAAGGAATTTTAAAGAGGCTCCTTTTCTTCTCGAGTCTACTTCTTTGTATTTCCAGTTTAAGCCTAGAAGCCTCCGCCAAAACAAAAAAAGAATCCGCAGGTCCTGAGAAATTAAATCTCAATGCCGTGAAGCAAGTGGTGAAGAGCCACCTCACTGAAGTGCAAAAGTGCTACACCGATTTGATCATCGAGGGCATGGCGACAAAGGGCAAAGTCACGGCTCAATGGGATATCGACGATAAAGGGGCTGTGCAAAATCTGACGATCAAGGACAATACCTCGAAAGATCAAGCTCTCGAAGGCTGTGTTACTGAGCGGGTCATCAATTGGACATTCCCTCCAGCCGAGGAAGGAAAGACCTTCCCCGTCACATATCCGTTTGTTTTCGGCAGCTAA
- the lpdA gene encoding dihydrolipoyl dehydrogenase: MSDSTQFDLVVIGSGPGGYVGAIRAAQLGFKVAVIEKDKTFGGTCLNVGCIPSKALLESSEHYEAAQHDFAGHGIKLSKVELDLPTMMARKDKVVKQNTEGIAFLFKKNKITSFQGFGKILKAGSVEVTAADGSKQVLTTKFIMIATGSVPVELPFLKFDEQKIVSNTGALALSKVPKTMIVVGGGVIGLELGSVWQRLGSEVTVIEYADRLGGAMDQDCMSVLKKNMEKEGVKFLLSTKVTGSKSSDKGVEVTYEALADGKSQTMTTDVVLVATGRKAFSTGLGCEEVGIQKDPQGRIVIDKHYQTTVPGIFAIGDVVAGPMLAHKAEEEGVALAEMLAGKAGHVNYDTVPGIIYTHPEIASVGLTEEQCKAQGIEYAVGKFPFLANGRARAKGFTEGFVKIIADKRTDRILGAHLVGPGVSELIHEVVVCMEFGGSSEDLARSFHAHPTLSEAVREAALAVEKRQRQM; encoded by the coding sequence ATGTCGGACTCTACTCAATTTGATCTTGTCGTTATCGGTTCTGGTCCTGGTGGCTATGTCGGTGCTATCCGTGCTGCACAGTTGGGATTCAAAGTAGCAGTGATCGAAAAAGACAAAACCTTCGGCGGCACATGCTTGAACGTCGGTTGCATCCCTTCTAAAGCGTTGCTTGAAAGCTCTGAGCACTATGAAGCTGCTCAGCACGATTTCGCTGGCCACGGTATCAAGCTCAGCAAAGTGGAACTTGATTTGCCGACGATGATGGCTCGTAAAGACAAAGTGGTAAAACAAAACACCGAAGGTATCGCTTTCTTGTTTAAGAAAAACAAGATCACCTCTTTCCAAGGCTTCGGTAAAATCTTGAAGGCCGGTTCTGTTGAAGTGACAGCGGCGGATGGTTCAAAGCAAGTCCTCACAACAAAATTCATCATGATCGCCACAGGTTCTGTTCCTGTGGAATTGCCATTCTTGAAATTCGACGAGCAGAAAATTGTTTCTAACACCGGCGCCTTGGCTCTTTCAAAAGTTCCAAAGACGATGATCGTTGTCGGTGGCGGCGTGATCGGGCTTGAGCTTGGTTCTGTATGGCAACGCCTCGGTTCTGAAGTGACAGTGATCGAGTACGCAGATCGTCTCGGCGGTGCGATGGACCAAGATTGCATGAGCGTTCTTAAGAAGAACATGGAAAAAGAGGGCGTGAAATTCTTGCTTTCGACAAAAGTCACGGGCTCAAAATCTTCTGACAAAGGCGTTGAAGTGACTTACGAAGCTTTGGCTGACGGTAAATCACAAACAATGACCACAGACGTGGTGCTTGTAGCGACGGGCCGTAAGGCCTTCTCGACAGGTCTTGGTTGCGAAGAAGTTGGCATCCAAAAAGATCCACAAGGCCGCATCGTGATTGATAAGCATTACCAAACAACCGTTCCAGGCATCTTCGCCATCGGTGACGTTGTTGCCGGCCCGATGCTTGCCCACAAAGCAGAAGAAGAAGGCGTTGCCCTTGCCGAAATGCTTGCTGGCAAAGCGGGTCACGTGAACTACGACACGGTTCCAGGTATCATCTACACTCATCCTGAAATCGCTTCTGTCGGTTTGACTGAAGAGCAATGCAAAGCTCAAGGCATCGAATACGCTGTTGGTAAATTCCCATTCTTGGCAAACGGTCGCGCCCGCGCGAAAGGTTTCACCGAAGGTTTCGTGAAAATCATCGCTGACAAACGCACCGACAGAATTTTGGGCGCGCACTTAGTGGGCCCAGGCGTTTCTGAGCTGATTCATGAAGTCGTTGTGTGCATGGAATTCGGCGGCAGCAGCGAAGATCTCGCAAGATCCTTCCACGCCCACCCGACTCTGAGCGAAGCGGTTCGTGAAGCGGCTTTGGCTGTGGAAAAACGCCAACGTCAGATGTAA
- the odhB gene encoding 2-oxoglutarate dehydrogenase complex dihydrolipoyllysine-residue succinyltransferase: MKIDLKIPTVGESISEATIGSWTKKDGEFVKRNEILMMIETDKASVEVVAENDGVLHIATPAGQTVKIGAVVGYIDTDAKPTASANVSAAASAAAAAFDKPAAPPTTPPPSATPQAPAGASSQHLSPAVNRIVTEKGLDPSTIAGTGKDGRLTKGDVLFASPGAGAAPAVATPAPAPAAKEAKAPAAPTVVPVPRGPSKQGDKKLVPMTTIRKRIAEKLVQAQHTAALLTTFNEIDMSKATELRAKYKDKFKEKYGVNLGFNGFFVKAAVEALKEFPAVNAWITGGDIEFHNYYNIGIAVSTEKGLMVPNIKDADNLSLAGVELAIRDLATKGRDGKISIDDLNGGTFSITNGGVFGSLMSTPILNAPQSAILGLHKIQDRPVAINGKVEVRPMMYVALTYDHRIIDGKEAVSFLVRIKENVEDPERLLLEV; encoded by the coding sequence ATGAAAATCGATTTAAAAATTCCCACTGTTGGTGAATCTATCAGTGAAGCTACAATCGGTAGCTGGACTAAAAAAGACGGCGAATTCGTCAAGCGCAATGAAATCTTGATGATGATCGAGACCGACAAGGCCAGCGTTGAAGTTGTTGCCGAAAACGACGGTGTTCTTCACATCGCGACTCCTGCAGGCCAAACCGTGAAAATCGGTGCGGTTGTTGGTTACATCGATACAGATGCCAAACCGACTGCAAGTGCGAACGTGAGCGCGGCGGCTTCTGCAGCGGCAGCGGCTTTCGATAAGCCAGCAGCTCCGCCGACAACGCCTCCACCGTCTGCGACGCCACAAGCTCCAGCGGGTGCTTCTTCTCAACATTTGTCACCTGCTGTAAACCGCATCGTGACGGAAAAAGGTTTGGATCCTTCAACGATCGCTGGCACTGGCAAAGACGGCCGCCTGACAAAAGGTGATGTGTTATTTGCTTCTCCTGGCGCGGGCGCGGCTCCAGCTGTTGCTACTCCAGCACCGGCTCCGGCTGCAAAAGAAGCGAAAGCTCCTGCGGCTCCAACAGTAGTTCCAGTTCCTCGCGGTCCCTCTAAGCAGGGCGATAAAAAACTCGTTCCTATGACAACGATCCGTAAGCGTATCGCTGAAAAGTTGGTTCAAGCTCAGCACACAGCTGCTTTGCTCACGACTTTCAACGAAATCGATATGTCTAAGGCAACGGAGCTTCGCGCGAAGTACAAAGACAAATTCAAAGAAAAATACGGCGTGAACTTGGGTTTCAACGGCTTCTTCGTGAAAGCAGCGGTTGAAGCACTCAAAGAATTCCCTGCTGTGAATGCATGGATCACTGGCGGCGATATCGAGTTCCATAACTACTACAATATCGGTATCGCGGTATCGACTGAAAAAGGCTTGATGGTTCCAAATATCAAGGACGCTGATAACTTGTCACTTGCAGGTGTTGAGCTTGCAATCCGTGATTTGGCAACAAAAGGCCGTGACGGCAAGATCTCTATTGATGATCTCAATGGCGGTACTTTCTCAATCACAAACGGTGGCGTCTTCGGTTCTTTGATGTCGACTCCGATTTTGAACGCTCCTCAGAGTGCGATCCTTGGCTTGCATAAAATCCAAGACCGCCCTGTTGCGATCAATGGGAAGGTTGAAGTTCGTCCAATGATGTACGTGGCTTTGACTTACGATCACAGAATTATCGATGGCAAAGAAGCTGTGAGTTTCCTCGTTCGTATCAAAGAGAACGTTGAAGATCCAGAGCGCCTCTTGCTTGAAGTATAA
- the hutU gene encoding urocanate hydratase has protein sequence MPMSQSRVVRAPTGNKLVCKGWLQEAAYRMIQNNLDPVVAERPEDLVVYGGIGKAARNWESFDKILEALKTLENNETLLVQSGKPIGILKTHEDAPRVLLANSNLVPKWATWEVFNELDKKGLMMYGQMTAGSWIYIGTQGIIQGTYETFVEAGRQHFGGSLKGRTILTAGLGGMGGAQPLAGVFAGACVLAVEIDPTRIQKRLETKYIDEVATDLDDALARIKKYTAAGEAKSIAVQGNMATVIWQLIEKNYTPDLLTDQTSAHDPLVGYIPEGYTVETAAEFRKKDQKAYLAAAYASMAKHVRGMLKMKDKGAITFDYGNNLRARAQEAGVENAFDYPGFVPAYIRPLFCKGSGPFRWVALSGDPNDIKVTDQAMRELFPHKKDLLRWLDMAEERIAFQGLPARICWLEYGERAKAGLMFNKLVAEGKVKAPIVIGRDHLDCGSVASPNRETEAMKDGSDAVSDWALLNAMVNTACGATWVSLHHGGGVGMGYSQHAGQVIVADGTPEAAARLERVLTADPAMGVFRHVDAGYEDAVAVARERGVKSLWV, from the coding sequence ATTCCCATGTCACAATCCCGCGTGGTGCGCGCACCTACTGGTAATAAACTTGTTTGCAAAGGCTGGCTGCAAGAGGCTGCTTACCGCATGATCCAAAACAACTTGGACCCTGTGGTGGCTGAGCGTCCCGAAGATCTTGTTGTCTATGGCGGGATCGGTAAAGCAGCACGTAACTGGGAGAGCTTCGATAAAATTTTGGAAGCTTTGAAAACTCTCGAAAACAACGAAACGTTGCTGGTTCAATCCGGTAAGCCCATCGGTATTTTGAAAACGCACGAAGATGCTCCGCGTGTTTTGCTTGCGAACTCTAACCTCGTTCCGAAATGGGCGACGTGGGAAGTTTTCAATGAGCTCGATAAAAAAGGTCTCATGATGTACGGCCAAATGACGGCGGGCTCATGGATCTACATCGGCACTCAAGGCATCATCCAAGGTACGTACGAAACTTTCGTCGAAGCGGGTCGACAACATTTTGGCGGGAGCCTCAAAGGCCGCACGATCCTGACAGCGGGTTTGGGCGGTATGGGCGGAGCGCAACCTCTTGCGGGTGTGTTCGCCGGTGCCTGCGTGCTCGCGGTAGAGATCGATCCGACTCGTATTCAAAAACGTCTTGAAACAAAGTACATCGACGAAGTCGCAACGGACCTCGACGATGCATTGGCGAGAATCAAAAAATATACGGCGGCAGGCGAAGCAAAATCCATCGCCGTTCAAGGCAATATGGCGACCGTGATCTGGCAGCTGATCGAGAAAAACTACACTCCTGATCTGTTGACGGATCAAACGTCGGCGCACGATCCACTCGTGGGTTACATTCCTGAAGGTTACACTGTAGAAACCGCAGCAGAGTTCCGTAAGAAAGATCAAAAAGCTTATTTGGCAGCAGCTTACGCATCAATGGCAAAACACGTGCGTGGCATGCTGAAGATGAAAGACAAAGGCGCAATCACGTTTGACTACGGTAACAACCTCCGTGCCCGTGCGCAGGAAGCCGGGGTTGAAAATGCGTTTGACTATCCAGGCTTCGTTCCAGCTTACATCCGTCCACTTTTCTGTAAAGGCAGCGGTCCATTCCGCTGGGTGGCTTTGTCAGGCGATCCAAATGATATCAAAGTGACAGACCAAGCCATGCGCGAACTCTTTCCGCACAAGAAAGATCTTCTCCGTTGGCTGGATATGGCCGAAGAGCGCATTGCCTTCCAAGGTTTGCCGGCACGTATTTGCTGGCTCGAATACGGCGAGCGCGCAAAAGCGGGTCTCATGTTTAATAAACTCGTTGCTGAAGGCAAAGTGAAAGCGCCGATCGTGATCGGCCGTGACCACTTGGATTGTGGCTCTGTGGCAAGTCCAAACCGCGAAACTGAAGCGATGAAAGATGGCTCGGATGCTGTGAGTGACTGGGCCTTGCTGAACGCCATGGTGAACACGGCTTGCGGCGCGACTTGGGTGAGCTTGCATCACGGCGGTGGTGTGGGCATGGGTTACAGCCAGCATGCGGGACAAGTGATCGTTGCTGACGGAACCCCGGAAGCAGCGGCGCGCCTCGAGCGCGTCTTGACTGCCGATCCGGCAATGGGTGTTTTCCGTCACGTCGACGCCGGCTACGAAGACGCGGTTGCGGTGGCTCGCGAACGCGGTGTTAAGAGCCTTTGGGTTTAG
- a CDS encoding YkgJ family cysteine cluster protein, with protein sequence MTKTTFFNQHTKLTRSLKKFILDYEEQLATEIFEQFLENLHEELQNASHALSESSPGVMRALKLQELVDAEIAEGSDIPVSCAKGCSACCHMEVEITSYEAEVLKHLIEDGMSIDRDRLQQQSQRALQDPEWRKGMRNEINKCVFLNHEGACRIYENRPVMCRRHSVTSAPENCEFLESKIVIRYFPKVDLLISAANEDPALEIGPLAKMLELTLSQKR encoded by the coding sequence GTGACAAAGACGACGTTCTTTAATCAACACACAAAGCTCACACGCTCTTTGAAGAAGTTCATTCTTGATTACGAAGAACAACTGGCGACGGAGATCTTTGAACAGTTTCTTGAGAATCTGCATGAAGAGCTGCAAAATGCTTCGCATGCACTCTCAGAAAGCTCTCCTGGTGTGATGCGCGCCCTGAAGCTGCAAGAGCTTGTTGATGCCGAGATCGCCGAAGGCTCGGACATTCCAGTGAGCTGCGCAAAAGGATGTTCGGCGTGTTGTCATATGGAAGTCGAAATCACCAGCTATGAGGCTGAAGTGTTAAAGCACCTGATTGAAGATGGGATGTCGATTGATCGCGATCGCCTGCAGCAGCAAAGTCAAAGAGCCTTGCAAGATCCTGAGTGGCGTAAGGGCATGCGCAATGAAATCAACAAATGTGTGTTTCTGAATCACGAAGGCGCTTGCCGAATTTATGAAAACCGTCCGGTCATGTGTCGCCGTCATTCTGTCACGTCAGCACCTGAAAACTGTGAGTTTCTCGAGAGTAAAATAGTCATTCGGTACTTCCCTAAAGTGGATTTGCTGATCAGTGCCGCGAATGAAGATCCGGCTCTAGAGATCGGTCCTTTGGCGAAAATGCTGGAACTCACGCTTTCCCAAAAGCGTTAG
- a CDS encoding Hsp20/alpha crystallin family protein, with protein MRTPIQRNRRELSPFQDRRDLMSRFNEFFNDWDRDIFQGRGLERLEKDLERTDFSPSVDVEENDEMFLVSADIPGVKKEDLKIDLNGNMLRVSGERKREIKEEGYYERSSGRFSRSFTLPENVDASKIEANFEDGVLRIVLPKTEVKGSQEIKVQSGQPQGLIDRFLHREKTVKTEEKTKEKEKH; from the coding sequence ATGCGTACCCCAATCCAAAGAAATCGCCGTGAACTTTCACCATTTCAAGATCGTCGTGATCTGATGTCCCGATTCAATGAATTTTTCAACGACTGGGACAGAGATATCTTTCAAGGCCGCGGTCTTGAGCGTTTAGAGAAGGACCTGGAGCGAACGGATTTTTCTCCGTCCGTGGATGTCGAAGAGAACGACGAAATGTTCTTGGTATCCGCGGATATTCCAGGCGTTAAAAAAGAAGATTTAAAAATTGATTTGAATGGCAATATGCTTCGCGTGAGCGGTGAGCGTAAGCGTGAGATCAAAGAGGAGGGCTATTATGAACGCTCTTCTGGCAGATTCTCTCGTAGCTTTACGCTGCCTGAGAATGTGGATGCGAGTAAAATTGAAGCGAATTTCGAAGATGGCGTTCTGAGAATTGTCTTACCAAAAACAGAGGTTAAAGGTTCTCAAGAGATCAAGGTTCAATCGGGTCAGCCCCAAGGTTTGATTGATCGTTTCTTACACAGAGAAAAAACTGTGAAAACCGAAGAAAAAACAAAAGAGAAAGAAAAACACTAA
- a CDS encoding glycosyltransferase family 39 protein — translation MNLRNAAIIFVFSFLALALFLDRPSRLIFDEQFYVPAARSIHETGKDPNFQHPPVAKELVAVSMAAVGDTSWGWRLASVVMGAATLVAVYYLVLLFASPLSAWVAVLLVFTNGLFFTLSRLALLEIFTFGLSFIAFTFFMYRIYGKKISAIQALMIPGALFGLALAAKWSALVPIVLCVGGGVWLRRFSLSQWGFFALCVVLYYFAPFLLLKSDMSVWSQHQAMWAFHYPEVYQSDIMERTSQWWEWTFDTHPMWLAVLPNEAHESGKFLGVMIFGNPFVIWTGWLGVAACVFVAAKNRFKLNSVNAWLPAMAVAPWLVWAIAARPVTYYYYFLPTSVFLALALVAGVDVFVKRGVLTNKKAQSFLVLWAGLSLIYFLYHWPLMTGQEFSADQFQKWYPYLGF, via the coding sequence TTGAATCTTCGGAATGCGGCGATCATCTTTGTTTTTTCATTTTTGGCGTTGGCTCTTTTTCTCGATCGGCCTTCGCGCCTGATTTTCGATGAGCAGTTTTATGTCCCTGCCGCTCGCAGCATTCATGAAACGGGCAAAGATCCAAATTTTCAGCATCCACCAGTCGCAAAAGAACTCGTGGCCGTGAGTATGGCTGCGGTTGGCGACACGTCCTGGGGCTGGCGCCTTGCGAGTGTTGTGATGGGAGCTGCCACGCTGGTCGCGGTCTATTACTTGGTTTTATTATTTGCGAGTCCGTTGAGCGCTTGGGTCGCGGTGTTGTTGGTTTTCACGAATGGGCTTTTCTTTACTCTGTCGCGCCTCGCTCTGCTGGAGATTTTCACCTTCGGTCTTAGCTTTATTGCGTTCACTTTTTTCATGTACCGTATCTATGGCAAAAAGATTTCTGCAATCCAGGCACTAATGATACCAGGAGCACTATTCGGACTCGCCCTCGCAGCGAAGTGGTCGGCGTTGGTGCCAATCGTCCTCTGCGTTGGCGGGGGAGTGTGGCTGAGAAGGTTCAGTCTTTCGCAGTGGGGATTTTTTGCTCTGTGTGTAGTGCTCTATTACTTTGCGCCGTTCTTGTTGCTGAAATCAGACATGTCGGTGTGGAGTCAGCATCAGGCCATGTGGGCTTTCCATTACCCCGAGGTTTACCAGAGCGACATCATGGAGCGTACATCGCAGTGGTGGGAATGGACTTTCGACACGCACCCGATGTGGCTCGCGGTTTTGCCGAATGAAGCCCACGAGTCTGGAAAATTCTTGGGTGTCATGATTTTCGGAAATCCGTTTGTAATTTGGACGGGCTGGCTCGGTGTGGCCGCCTGTGTTTTCGTGGCTGCGAAAAATCGTTTCAAACTCAATAGTGTGAATGCATGGTTGCCAGCAATGGCAGTCGCACCATGGCTGGTATGGGCGATCGCTGCAAGGCCAGTGACTTATTACTATTATTTCTTACCGACCTCTGTATTCCTCGCGCTGGCACTGGTTGCTGGTGTTGACGTTTTCGTCAAACGAGGAGTGCTCACGAATAAAAAAGCCCAGAGCTTTTTAGTTCTCTGGGCAGGATTGTCTTTGATTTATTTCTTATACCACTGGCCTCTCATGACGGGCCAAGAATTCTCAGCGGACCAATTCCAAAAATGGTATCCCTACCTAGGATTCTAA
- a CDS encoding STAS/SEC14 domain-containing protein produces the protein MKDQLWIEPVGGVIIARMRGVPTEALLKECQERILNLVKDTEQGLILHDCLEMETPQVEVPIAQWKLDEQVSSVHLRRAVVVPNTRLAYLARLAFGEGDVKVFYNDMAAALAWLKNGEPSPETLKGLSPKENLGTVRH, from the coding sequence ATGAAAGATCAGCTTTGGATTGAACCGGTTGGTGGGGTTATTATTGCGCGAATGCGCGGAGTTCCGACGGAGGCTCTCCTCAAGGAATGCCAGGAGCGAATTCTCAATCTCGTCAAGGACACGGAACAGGGTTTGATCCTCCATGACTGCCTTGAAATGGAAACTCCCCAAGTCGAAGTGCCTATTGCCCAGTGGAAATTGGATGAGCAGGTCTCATCAGTTCACCTACGTCGTGCAGTGGTCGTTCCAAATACGCGCTTAGCTTATCTGGCTCGGCTTGCCTTTGGCGAAGGTGACGTCAAAGTATTTTACAATGATATGGCAGCGGCTCTTGCTTGGTTAAAAAACGGGGAACCATCACCAGAGACGTTGAAAGGTCTTTCTCCGAAGGAAAATCTAGGCACAGTAAGGCACTAG
- a CDS encoding DUF1343 domain-containing protein — protein MKMGLEVLLEDKKVVQSLKKKRVALVCHPASVDSKLRHSFDVLHQKIGLASAFGPQHGVKGEKQDNMIESSDFLHPEYKIPVFSLYGEVRMPSPKMMETFDVVLFDLQDLGCRIYTFITTLLYVMQECAKYKKQIIVLDRPNPAGRPIEGYSLRPGWESFVGAAEFPMRHGLTCGEMALYYKDRFNLDVDLKIIKMKGYSPDKKPGFGWPMDRSWVNPSPNAPTLNMARAYPGTVMIEGTTLSEGRGTTRALEQVGASDVDYAAVLKLMQKKAPQWLKGVVLRECYFEPTFHKHEKKLCHGFMFHTDLPEYKHEQFKPYRIIALMMKCIRELYPKYNLYRDFAYEYTVGKLAFDVINGGPELREWIENPNAKPADLDKALKKDEQAWAKTRKKYLLY, from the coding sequence ATGAAAATGGGTTTGGAAGTTCTCTTAGAGGACAAAAAGGTAGTTCAAAGTCTCAAGAAAAAACGCGTGGCGCTTGTTTGCCATCCGGCGAGTGTCGACAGTAAACTTCGCCACAGCTTTGATGTGCTTCACCAAAAGATCGGTCTTGCTTCGGCGTTTGGTCCTCAGCACGGCGTGAAGGGCGAAAAACAAGACAACATGATTGAGAGCTCGGACTTCTTACACCCGGAGTACAAGATTCCGGTGTTTTCACTGTACGGCGAAGTGCGCATGCCCAGTCCAAAGATGATGGAAACTTTCGACGTCGTCCTTTTTGATCTGCAGGATCTTGGCTGCCGTATTTACACCTTCATCACGACCTTGCTTTATGTGATGCAAGAATGTGCGAAGTACAAAAAGCAAATCATCGTTCTGGATCGCCCGAATCCTGCGGGGCGCCCGATTGAGGGTTATTCTTTGCGCCCGGGCTGGGAATCTTTCGTCGGCGCTGCGGAGTTTCCGATGCGCCATGGTCTTACTTGTGGCGAAATGGCTTTATATTACAAAGATCGGTTCAATCTCGATGTGGATTTAAAGATCATCAAAATGAAAGGCTATAGCCCAGATAAGAAACCGGGCTTTGGCTGGCCGATGGATCGCTCGTGGGTGAATCCGTCACCGAATGCGCCGACTTTGAATATGGCACGCGCTTACCCGGGCACTGTGATGATCGAAGGCACCACCTTAAGCGAAGGCCGCGGAACCACGCGTGCTCTCGAACAAGTCGGTGCCAGTGATGTGGACTATGCAGCAGTGTTAAAGCTCATGCAGAAGAAAGCTCCGCAATGGCTCAAGGGGGTTGTGCTTCGTGAATGTTATTTTGAGCCGACTTTCCATAAGCACGAGAAAAAACTCTGTCATGGTTTCATGTTTCATACGGATTTACCGGAGTACAAACATGAGCAGTTCAAGCCTTACCGAATAATCGCATTGATGATGAAGTGCATTCGTGAGCTTTATCCGAAGTACAATCTCTATCGTGATTTTGCTTACGAATACACTGTCGGGAAGCTTGCTTTTGACGTGATTAACGGTGGTCCCGAGCTGCGTGAATGGATCGAGAATCCCAACGCAAAACCGGCAGACCTTGATAAGGCTCTAAAAAAAGACGAGCAGGCGTGGGCGAAGACCCGCAAAAAGTATTTACTGTACTAG